A window of Gossypium raimondii isolate GPD5lz chromosome 7, ASM2569854v1, whole genome shotgun sequence genomic DNA:
taatttcattttcgaaCTTCGTTGAATTCgaaaaaccataaattcatttccaagtcatttttattttggagaaaaccacattcatttccaaatgtttttcatttatccatttttaccatttctatcaatttttattcatttgattcaacatgcaattcatttttggttttaacgagctagcggagggaccgattggacatatacGATTAgggcttaaatgatttataattaagttctaactttttacctattaattataaactcatttagtcacgaagtcattccactatagtattatGACTGGGCTCTCCCCAACGGTATACCATTACGAAAACAACTCGATCAGTGCTCGTCTaatgacattgtcataagtgtgttacccttataagATACATTTAATTTCTTTGGGATAATtttgttctcccaatattatcctattttatctcatggtaaccattacatcttctttcatgaaaagtcaattactatcaaatagtaatcaagtcattcatcacaaagacgaacgaccattacaagtgtacataaacagaaatactacacttagggcaccacaTCCAACAAGATGAGATTTCTTAGAGAAAAAGTCAAACATTTTTGGtgaattcaaaaaattatgCAAGAGATTTATGAATGAGAAGTGGCAAATAATTGGCACAATaatgaaaattagaaataaCCATGGCTGGGAGTTTGAGAATGAAAAGTATTTTGAGTTTCGTGATAAGGAAGGAATAAGACATGAATTCTTTGCACTTAAGACTCCACAACAAAATGAAGTAGTTAAATGGAAGAATCacattattaaaagaaatagcTTGAAGGAGTTGCACACAGGTTTTAGGTTGAGGCTATGAATATAATAGTCTATGTTATTAATAAAGTTCTTCTTAAACCAAAACCTCGTATTACACCTTAAGAGATGTGGAGAGGTAGAAATCCCAATGTTAAGCACTTTCATGTATTTGAGAGCACAAGTTACATTTTCAAAGACCATGTTCTTCAAGGAAAATTTGATACAAAGAGTGACAAAGGAATTTCCTTAAGACACTTAAGCAACAATAAGGCTTTCAGAGTCTACAACAAGCGCACTCAGAAAGTAAAAAAGGTTATCAATACAATGGTTAATGACAAATCCACTCAGATGCTTACAGAATATGAAAAGGAATGAGTGACATAAGCAATGTCAAGTATAGTGGCCACTGCTCTTGACAGTAAGAAAGTCGTACAAGAGCCAATTGTAATTCATGATGTTAATCAAGATATGATCAAATCAACAATGCTGAGCAATTCCAACCTTCATCTCGGGTTAGAAAGAATCACTTAGTTGATGGTGTTATAAGAGACCTCAATAATAGAGTAAAAACTAAAGAAAGGCCAATACCAAATTATAGACAAGGTAAGACTAGCATGTTATACCtcacagtttaatcacaatgaAGTTTGGCAGTTTGTACCAAGACCTTGAAATAGCAATATTATTGGCACAAAGTGGATCTTTAAGaacaaaattgatgaaaatggGTACATTCCTCGAAACAAAACAATGTTGATGGCCCAAGGTTATACACAGATTGAAAAGATAGATTTTGAAGAAACATTTGCTCTAATTGCTAGGTTGGAAGCTATCAGGATGTTGTTAGCAATTACCACTTATCTCAACATCAGTTGTaccaaatggatgtcaagagtGTCTTTCTCAATGGATCTTAAAGGAGGGGAGGTGTATGTGGCTCAACCAAAGGGTTTTAAGGATCATGAACATGCTGATAATTTGTTCAAACTTAATAAAGTCTTGATTGGTCTAAAATAAGCCCTCGAGCATGGTATAAGCAGTTTCCAATGCCTTCTAAATCAAAGCCATTAAAGAGATTTTATGGACAAGACCTTATTCATCAAAAGACATAAAGGTACAATTATAATTGCCCAGATTTATGTtgataatataatcttttgtGCCACTTCAATTAATGTTAAAGACAATTTTGTCAAGATGATGTAGAGTGAATTCAAGATGAGCATGGTGGGGAATTGTCATGCTTTCTTGGCTTCCTGATCAAGCAACATGACAATGGTATTGTTTTTTCTCAAGGGAAGTATGTTAGAAATCTAGtaaaaaagtttgattttgCGAAGCTTGCTAAAAATCCAATGTCTCCAagtgaaaagataaaagaagagtGTCAAATCCTTCGACCACTTATATGAGTATAATTAGAAGCTTGTTATACTTGACTACAAGCATACTAGATGTATCTTTCATTGTTGGTGTTTGTGTCAGGTACCAATCAAATCCCAAAGAATCTTATGTCAAGGCAATTGAAAGAATAATCAGGTATGTCAATGGACTGATAAACTTGGGAATTCCGCTCTCAAAAGATAGTGCAATGAGCTTTGTTGGGTACAATGATGCTGGTTGGGTAAGCAATGTAGATTAACGAAAAAACACTTCTGGAGGGTTTTTTTTACTTGGAAACAAATCTTGTGTCTTGGTACAACAAGATACAAGTATCGATATCTTTGTCAACAAATTAGGTAGGGTAAATTGTTGTAGGAATTTCTTATGTTTAACTCATTTGGATGAAACAGGTGATGGAAGATTTTGGAGTGGCATTACCAGTGGCCACCATTTACTTTAACAATTTGAGTGCCATCAATATATCAAAGAATTCTAGATGTACTCTAGGACCAAGTAAATGGATGTTCAACATCATTTCATTTGAGAATTGGTTAAGAATGACACTATTGAACTAAGGTATGTGCCTATAAAAAACCAATTGGTTGATCTATTCACCAAAGTTTTAAACTTGACTAGATttgaagttttgagaaatttaattgGCATATGTCGAGTTTGATACTTGGCAATTGATTGGTGCCATCCAAACATAGACATTTGATgtcattttgattaattttagttactctttttaatttttttggcaaGAAATCTCTTATTTTTTATGAGTAAATATTTTGAGATTTTCACTTTCCAAATCTTGGAGAGAAGGTCTTTAAAAGTAGTGGCTAGTGAGGTTTGGGTTTAAATATCCTTTTTGTGTTACAATTGGTATCTACCACTTATCACCAAGTTTTTAGTCTCTTAAGATTGCAATAAACCTTAAGATTTTCTATAATCCTCACCTTCAAGTTCTTGCTTTTTCTAAGAAAACCCTTTAACTTCTCTTCGTTGCCATGGCTTTTGTCAAAATCACCTCTCAAGAACAGTTTGTGAAAACTTAACAAGAAGCTCAATCTATTAGGACTGAGATATCAACTCAAGGGAGATTATAGAGTGGAGATGTTCAATCTAATGTTTTTGTGCAATCTATCTCAACTACAAAAGTAGTAGGCACTTCTTTTGGCATTACTCCTGAAAGAGTGTCACAAGGGTTATCTCCATCTCTTGTACTCTATGATTCCTTTAAGGATttcgagaaaataaaaaatttaaatgattaggAAGTTCTTGAGGAAAAGGGAGAAGTTGTTTCCAACCATGTTGTTGTTCTTGAACATACCACCAATGTAGTTCAACCCTCTGAGAATGTGGTTCACtcaattactaaaattaatcaCTTACTCAAGAACCCATCTATCCAATAACGTGAGGATTGTATTGAATCCTTAATTGATGCTATTATTCATCAAAGTAATATCAATTTAACTCTTGTTTCTAATTCTATAGCCAATGAAGTTGTTTATCAAGGTAGGATAGAAGATAGTTCAAACACCCATCTTGTTGAATTTGTAACAAGTATTGTTGAACCAAATGTTATTGTTATTGATAACCCTTCTATTGCCTCTcatgatatttttgttaaagaatCTTATGTATTAATAGATCTTACCATTGAAGATGAAGATTACCTAGTGATAACTACGATGACAACTATTGCTACCACTACTTAACAGGGAAGAACTTATTTTACCACCACAACAAAAATCAAAGAGATCCATGATAAATGAAAGAAGAcagaagaaaattgaaaaacaccattgattCCTGAAGTTccaaagagaaagaaatctttGATTCTTCTGCAATAAAGATTGATGAGAGGTTGAAGGAACATATTCCTCTGTAGAACCTGATTCGAACAAAAAGCCCAAATGTTCCTCTATCTTTCACGCAGAGGAACAAAAGATTAAAGGAGGTTGGTTTTTCCTCAATGCTCTAAGAAATTGTTGTAAAAGCCAGGGAAGAAAAAACATCTCTCAAGAAAAAGTAGGAGCAAACATTTCTTTCAATAGCCTGTGCTAACATGTATTTAGCTTTTTATAAGAACtttattgaagaaaataatactGAAAAGAAAAGTTTCTTTTATCATGAGATTGATGCATTCTTGGAGAAGAGTGATTTGTTGGGTACTATCGGCTTTGTTCAACATATGTAAAGAATATTGTTTTGGAATTTTATGCTAATTTGGTAAAGAACATCAATAATCCTAAGAGTGAGTTATACCATAAAGCTTTCTTAAGGGGAAAATGGTATGATTTTGGACCaacacaaattcaaaaattatggAATCATCATTATGTTGCAGATATTGAGTTAGATGAATCATTCGATTCAACTATCAATACCATCACAAATGGTATGCACCCTACTTGGCCACAGAAGCAAGAGCTCCAAGTCTCAATATTGGGACCTACATATGCTACATTGTTTGTTATTACCTCAAGGAAAAAGATTCATAATAGCCAAAAGAATACAATAACTAGGAGGATGACAATCATATTGAGGAAGAATGTTGAAGTGGTATAGTTTGATCTTAGTGAAATCATCTTCCAAGATTGTCAATTCTACTGAATGTTATGAGAGGGAGTCACTTGAGTTAAAGTACTCTTACAAGTGGCTCAAGGGGAAAAAATATATTGCAGGGAACCTTGACACACAAtatgaaaaagattttattgTTAATGAAGAAGTGCCTAATGTAGTTGGCACTAGAATGGGAACTATTCGTACCTAATTAGCTTTTAATCAAAGGTTGCTTTAGCACTTAAATGCTAAGATAGCTGCTCAGGATAAATAAATTGCACAACATGAGGCTTAGATCAAACTAGCACAATATATTAGAGATTGTGCTATGAATCTAAGGAATGGTCTTTTGACCAAAAGGAATCGGTAGCACATTTGGCACAATTGTTAAACAAAAAGAATGAGAGAAAGCTTGGGTGCtgatgttttattttggataattGTTTTGGTGAACTTTTATTTGATCTGGGGATATATTTTGTATGAACCTTATCTTTCCGCTTAGTATTATATAAAGCTAGTATTTTGATTCTTAATGCATTTATCCTTCAAAACACTAATAATTGATTTGTTTGGTTATGTTATTAGTTAAGCTTGAATGATTAAGGGGGACCatttattgttttgatgtttgCTGCTCTCTTGTATtagttttgttcaaaaattacaaaaaaagggGAGAATTGTTGAGGCAAAGATGAGAGCAGTGCCACGAGTAGTTCCAATTGAGTTTGGCATTATGTAACTCTTTCAACTAGTCATATTTAGAGTTAACAATCTTTTGAAACAAAATCTTTGAGTTGTAATCTTTGTTGATGTTTTGGATGTAGGCTAGCCCATCTTGGAAGAATAACCCATATGATGCAACATAATTTCAAGATTGGATTGGATCAGATCATGCAATTGGATCCTTTGTATTAAGGAGATTAGATCGAATTGGCTTAAAGACTTATCTTGGATATCTCAATAATATCTTGAACTTTAATAAGATATTGTATGTGCTTCTCTAGCTACTATTTTGATGGAGAGATTAATTGTATTTgatttagggtgagtttggatggcagtgcatttacctgcggttagtgtaaaaacagcggtggcggtgtgattagatactgtagcgtaagacaaaaagtaagctaaacgtatcgcaccgcacccaattgcccatccaaacccacccttagtatgttagcaagtcaaaaattatatttatacttgagacttgtataaattatgtaattagaGTGTAGCACTTATCTATTTATTAAGATGTGCATTTTGAGTGTATTACATATGTGAAGAAATAAGATTGCATAAACATCTCTGTATGCATCTTTATTCTATCACAATCCAACAAACAGTTGactataaattatttgtaacttTTAACACATATATAAGGTATTATATTGGTAAACAACTTGcccttattaaaaataaataaaaggtaagCATGAATCTTTAGAACATTATTTAGGAGGAAGATAAGGATAAAGAAATCGAATGAAGCTGGATCATTGACTATCTAAAACTTGGATCCTCAtttactattaataaatttcaacttGAGTTGGTAACCACAACAGTGATGTTTTCATTGAATAAGAAATAGGATGGCATTGATaggttgaataaaaattaattagcagTAGATGACAAATCAAtccattttggtaaaattaaatatttttaattaataaattttaaatattaaacattaaaattagaTGCATATTTTCGGGAGCATAACCAAGTATAGGGTCTTGCCTTTTATCTCTTTCATTGATCTCATTTTTTCTAATCttacatcaaatattttcaaactataactttcattttaaattcatccttaaattataaattttaattatattcttaaattatcaAGGTTATATCAATTAGGTCTTTTCGTTACTAAAATCggtaatttaactattaaaagaCACGTTAGCTCttatgtgacataatttaaaatgaatattataaaaataaatgttttaaaatcttaattttaaggTTTACAAAGCTTTTATAGAAACTTTATcgtttattctttttttttaaattttacttttaaaaattatgcgACAAcgttttatttacttaaaattttcattttaaatttaactacaTAAGGTTTGATATGTCATTTAAcgattttaataacaaaaggaCATGATTAATATGACATTGATAATTCGAGAGTGTAGTTAGAATGTTTTGAACTTTAgagaccaatttaaaataagagtCATAATTTGGAGATATCTGGTgcaattaactttaattattaaccatacttattattttttatattcgaTCTTTAATATCAGATTTTTTAATCAACAAGTGTTTGATATAATGGTAAGGCGCATTGTACTCTCAATGCGAGACACAAATTCAAACATTGGAAATAACATTGTTGAAAAAGACAATCACAAACCTAAACATAAACagtaaaacatatataaaaatacaagaaaaattaaatttatttaacctTGATCATTTCATGTTCTTAAATTTTAGTAGATAAGAACCCTTTTGtaatttattcatatttcaAGTTTCAACCATAGAATCCCATCACATGCAAAGccttaataacaataataaaaaatattaattaaattaattaaagtctGACGTTTTGTTTTTGTCCACCGTACGGAACTACTTGTAAtaacaagcttaaaaacatatcaatataattaatctaaaattaaaagaaaaaaaagaattacgtctattttaattatcattaagcCATCTccacaatttttattttctttaaaattttaataaaataaaaatatatatatttcaatataaaatttgttgGTGTTGTAACAATTACGCCAACTTGGTGAATGTCTTCACTTCTTTTCAATTCTCCTCAGCCTTAGAAAATTTGTTGCTCATTTTGGACTTTCCTAAACATTTGGGGACAAACCCTTAACATCCCATTTAATTTctctacttaaaaaaattaaaaatcaagtgttcctattttttttcatttcaaaaattcaatttaatctttaaaataataaatatttttggtcaaaattaattaatttaaaattttgatcagattatTCACATATGACATGATATGCTATTGACATGATAAGTTGACATTTTTTTTAGTGAATTATAATAACAGAGTAAAACTCAAACAACAATCTCCACTAGTGCGACTCGTACCTAGGTCACACTTGAAACgataaatatcattaattatcaGGCCATCtcaaaattgacaaattttaataaaaactatgagattaaattataatttttaaatttaaaaaaaaaaaaaggaagaaactaTTTGTAATTGGGATTCACTTGTATTTCTAACTTTAAAAACACACCACAAATACTTTGAAACCTCACCTCTTTACCATGTTAAAGGGACatcattttgattaaattattggtGGAAAAGAGTTAGAATCTCTCTTCAAATTCGTAAGAAGGTGGCCAAGCAGATACTTTGGGccattttgacttttttttttcatggaggaggaaaaaaaaatcaaatccccACTATTTTGTCTATATAAATGTCTCGAATTTCAACTTGGTTGATCACCAGTTCAATTGAGGAACTCATAACTCCTCAAAAGTCTTCTTCAATGGCGGCTCGAGTTCTTGTTTTGGCTTCAATTCTTATTTTCTCTTGTTTTGCAGAGACATGCTATGGGGCGATCTCATTCTCATCCCTTCAAAGAACACTTGTTGTTACTGCTTCTCATAGACAAGGACGTAAGTGATCATCTCAAAACCATCCTTGTTACATAATTTCATTGcattatttataagaaaaagaTCATGATTCATGCAGTTTTGAAAGCCGGGGAAGACAAGATCACAGTGAGATGGGGATTGAACCAGAGTTTCCCGGCCGGGACCGACTCGTCTTATAAGACCATCAAGGTCCAGCTTTGCTATGCACCCATCAGCCAAGTCGACCGTGCATGGCGGAAAACCGAGGACCATCTTAACAAAGACAAGACATGCCAGTTCAAGATAGTCAAGAAACCCTACATCAACGTCAACGAAACCCTTGAATGGACCATCGAAAGAGACGTGCCGACGGCGACGTTCTTTATCCGAGCCTACGCTTTGGACTCCGACGACCAAGAGGTGGCGTACGGTCAAAACACGGACGCCGAGAAGAAAACCAATCTGTTTGAAATCCAAGCCATCACCGGCCGCCATGTTTCGCTCGATATAGCGTCGGTTTGTTTCAGTGCTTTCTCCGTTGTGTCGTTGATGGGGTTCTTCTTTATGGAGAAAAGGAAGGCAAGGAAATCTCAGCAGTAGTGTGATATATTATGGTTTTAAGAACCCTAATTAAACCTTTGAAAGGATTTTTATAGTAATGGGTTTGATTTGCAAGTCTTATATACtttctttgtgtttttaatCCTAGATGATGGGAGATAAAGTGTTAAGTTGAATGGTTGTGTTTTAGTGGGAATGGGGTGAATAAAAGAGTTGGGATTATCTATGATCATCTCCTTGTTATATATTAAAGTTGAAAATTGTCTTTTTGTTATTAGTGTTTTCTTCTTGTTGCTAAAAACAATTTGTGATTATTAGCTGGATGTGTTGAATTTCTTTGAAAAATGGATGAACAAGAACTAGTTTGTTTGGTAACTaagaaacaaaagggaaaatacTATAGACTgagaaaattcaagaaatgaagATGTGAATACATTTCTGCTATTGATACTAGTTTACAGACAATTGTAAATTTAGTAGCTGCTATCATTGACTGATTAACCAAGTAACTGCTACCATACCATACTTCAACGACCTTAGTGACTTATAGCTGATACCGTAACATTCCCATCTTGCTTAAACTTTTGCACATCAGTGTATGCAACTACTCTAAGCTTATTTCTCAACTTGTCAAATTTAGCTGGTGTAATAGGTTTAGTAAGTACATCATCTATTTGCTCTTCAAATTGAATGAAGTTAACTTGAAGCTTTCCATCTACAACATTTTCTCTCACAAAATGAATATCAATTTCGGCACTCTTGATCCTGGCATGATGTATTGGATTGGCTGCCATATTATACATGTATTATCACACCAAACAGTAAGCATTCCAGAAACCTTGACTCCAATCTCTAATAGCAATTAATGAATCAGACATTGAGTTTGCCAAGCTAAGATACTCAACTTCTTAACATTACCTTAAGACCACACTTTGCTTCTTACAACACCAGAAATTAGGATTACTACCAACCCAAAATCTCCACTTGTATAATGCATTCCATGATCCAATGTAGCTTTTAGTAACCTAAGAGTTCTCTTCGCTACTTTCCAATGAGTATCCAGAGGAGAATTCATATATTGGCTGAGCTGTTTGACAAAATAAGCAAGGTTTGGTTTAGTCAAGCATATGTACTACAAAGCACCCAATAGAGCTGCCCATCCTCAATTGGTGCACCTTCAAGAGGTGAGAGTTTCAGTGAATCAACCATAGGAGTTGGTGTAGGAGTGGCTCCTATCATACCAATTATGTTGACAAGTTCCTTAATGTACTTCTTTTGGCTGAGAAAAATTCCCTTAACGTGTCATGATGACAAGGGTAAGGCAGTAGATGTGGTAGGTAATGAGTTTGTTGAATTGGGAGAAGTGACATTGTTAGTGGATAGGTGCCAATCAGAAGAACTAACTTGAGGTATAAGAGAAGAAGAATTGGATGTGGTAAATTTGCTTGGTAAGAGTAATG
This region includes:
- the LOC105786751 gene encoding high-affinity nitrate transporter 3.2; translated protein: MSRISTWLITSSIEELITPQKSSSMAARVLVLASILIFSCFAETCYGAISFSSLQRTLVVTASHRQGLLKAGEDKITVRWGLNQSFPAGTDSSYKTIKVQLCYAPISQVDRAWRKTEDHLNKDKTCQFKIVKKPYINVNETLEWTIERDVPTATFFIRAYALDSDDQEVAYGQNTDAEKKTNLFEIQAITGRHVSLDIASVCFSAFSVVSLMGFFFMEKRKARKSQQ